CCATCGAGGTCTGAACCAATGCCTATATGTAAGGTGTTACCAGCCAGCTGACAAATATGATCCATATGATCCACCATCCTGTCAAGCGTGCAATTCATTTCTGCCGGTAAGGATTTCCCCCGGATCCAGCCCGGCACCATCATCCAGGCATCCAATGCGCCGCCTATTACGGCTCCCTTTTCAATCAGCACTTTAATCATGTCGTCACTGAACTGGCGGTTATGATCCACCAGCGCCCTGCAATTATTATGACTGGCCCATATGTGGCCGTTGAAAAGATCCATGGCATCCCAGAAAGCATCATCACATAAGTGGGTGGCATCGAGGATGATGTTCAGCCGCTCCATTTCTTTCAGTAACAAACGCCCTTGTTCATTTAAATGTCCGGTTGCATCCGTGCCGTTGGCATAACGTCCCGGCCCGTAGTGTGCGGGTCCTACAGCACGCAAACCATTATTGTATGCCCGTTCCAGGTGTTGTACCGTAACGAGGGAATCAGCGCCTTCCAGGCTTGAAATATAACCAATAGGCTTATGATCGTTGGGGGTTCCATTATTCCACAGTAAAAGATGTTTATCCAGACCAGCTTTATCTTTGATCATTACCATCTCTCCGGCATCTTCCATCGCTTTATACCAGGCCAGCTGTCCCTGTGTTTGCGCCCAGGCCTGTTCCGGCGAATGCCATCCCGGCAATTTATTATCCGGCGCTACAAAGCGCGCGATCTGCGTAGCTACGACCAAACCAATATTTCCTTTCCTCAGTTCAGGGAAGGCAACGGTGCCCTTGGCACGATCCGGTTTATCATTCATACCTGCTTCCCTGTTACGGATCGC
The Chitinophaga sp. MM2321 DNA segment above includes these coding regions:
- a CDS encoding membrane dipeptidase, producing MFTIDAHLDLSMNALEWNRDLQQSVMAIRNREAGMNDKPDRAKGTVAFPELRKGNIGLVVATQIARFVAPDNKLPGWHSPEQAWAQTQGQLAWYKAMEDAGEMVMIKDKAGLDKHLLLWNNGTPNDHKPIGYISSLEGADSLVTVQHLERAYNNGLRAVGPAHYGPGRYANGTDATGHLNEQGRLLLKEMERLNIILDATHLCDDAFWDAMDLFNGHIWASHNNCRALVDHNRQFSDDMIKVLIEKGAVIGGALDAWMMVPGWIRGKSLPAEMNCTLDRMVDHMDHICQLAGNTLHIGIGSDLDGAYGREQSPADLDTIADLQTIPGLLTKRGYTATDIENIMHGNWVRFLRNAWSK